The following are encoded in a window of Paraburkholderia hospita genomic DNA:
- a CDS encoding PRC-barrel domain-containing protein: protein MTPLDPNMQSQSQSQSADQGAGIVGIGVGDGPGPDVMAASTLDGTKVVTADGEHVGKISDIMLDVRDGRIAYAVLSEGGFLGMGTTLHAIPWSALTLNVDEKVFLVNLMADEIKNAPGFDKDHWPSMADPQWGSSVHQYYRQQPYWDATRDAVEGRPSNL from the coding sequence ATGACACCACTCGACCCCAACATGCAGTCACAGTCCCAGTCACAATCGGCGGACCAGGGTGCGGGTATTGTCGGTATTGGCGTCGGCGACGGCCCGGGGCCGGACGTGATGGCTGCATCCACACTCGATGGAACCAAGGTGGTAACGGCCGACGGCGAGCATGTCGGCAAAATTTCGGACATCATGCTCGACGTTCGTGACGGACGGATTGCGTATGCCGTGCTATCCGAAGGCGGCTTTCTCGGCATGGGAACGACGCTTCACGCCATTCCATGGAGCGCACTGACGCTGAACGTCGATGAAAAAGTCTTCCTCGTCAACCTGATGGCAGACGAAATCAAAAACGCGCCCGGATTTGACAAGGACCACTGGCCCTCGATGGCAGACCCGCAATGGGGTTCGTCCGTCCATCAATACTACCGGCAACAGCCTTACTGGGACGCCACGCGTGATGCGGTAGAGGGACGGCCCAGCAATCTGTAA
- a CDS encoding tetratricopeptide repeat protein: protein MSSRNQSHDYSLRSLQSLLGVSRRVLSGLIAAGFVEPSRGRRNELRFTFQDVVVLRTAFQLQAAKITSRKILRALAKLKADLPEELPLSGIRITAVGDTIAVKTGQSQWDATSGQHLLDFEVAPLRGDVAFLDTAPRTLRSREQQAEEWFALAEQLAGSDVVGAEQAYRKVLELADAPHYHAYTNLGVLLCETETRCEEALSVFERALAHFPDDALLHFNRAVALEELKRYGEAMEGYERCLQLDPAHADAHFNLARLSEIRGDQQGLLRHLSAYRRLIG from the coding sequence GTGAGCAGCCGCAATCAATCACACGATTACTCGCTGCGCAGCCTTCAATCGTTGCTCGGCGTTTCGCGACGTGTGCTTTCCGGGCTAATCGCAGCCGGATTCGTGGAGCCTTCTCGCGGTCGGCGCAACGAGTTGCGCTTTACGTTCCAGGACGTCGTCGTTCTGCGCACAGCATTTCAGTTGCAAGCGGCGAAAATCACCTCCCGCAAGATTTTGCGCGCGCTTGCCAAGCTGAAGGCCGACCTTCCGGAAGAGCTCCCCCTTTCCGGCATTCGTATCACGGCCGTCGGCGACACCATTGCGGTCAAGACGGGGCAATCCCAATGGGACGCGACCTCAGGGCAGCATCTGCTCGATTTCGAGGTCGCACCGCTTCGGGGCGACGTTGCGTTTCTTGACACTGCGCCCCGCACGCTGCGAAGCAGAGAGCAACAGGCCGAGGAATGGTTCGCCCTGGCAGAGCAACTCGCCGGTTCAGACGTGGTCGGCGCGGAGCAGGCGTACCGCAAGGTGCTTGAGTTGGCCGACGCACCGCACTACCACGCTTACACTAATCTCGGTGTGCTGCTTTGCGAGACCGAAACGCGTTGCGAAGAAGCGCTGTCCGTGTTCGAGCGCGCGCTAGCGCATTTTCCAGACGATGCGCTGCTGCATTTCAACCGCGCTGTCGCTCTGGAGGAACTGAAACGCTACGGGGAAGCGATGGAAGGCTACGAGCGATGCCTCCAGCTCGACCCCGCGCATGCCGACGCGCATTTCAACCTTGCCCGGCTCAGTGAGATACGCGGCGACCAGCAGGGGCTCTTGCGGCATCTCAGCGCGTATCGCAGGCTCATCGGTTGA
- the ku gene encoding non-homologous end joining protein Ku produces MTARSIASLTLSFGLVSIPVKLYSATETASGVGFHLLTPEGGRVKQQYISEATGEVVARVDMKKGYEFEKGQFVVFAPEELKALEEGATHVVEIVSFVPEKSVDPLYYDKAYFIAPDKRGGKPYCLLQQAMRESERCALAKWSSKGKTRIVQIRPADEGMVFQQLLFADEVRGLADLHIEQIAVTDTELQLALQIIDQVSEDAYDPSAYEDEEKKRILEAIDRKIAGKQIVSPEASAEDSGGQVIDLMEALRASLSANKTKRTGPAKTPASKKAAPVDVAVLASKPRRPARRAASTPEVKEAPPAKVRARK; encoded by the coding sequence ATGACAGCGCGTTCAATCGCATCTCTCACGCTTTCCTTCGGGCTGGTCTCCATTCCGGTGAAGCTGTATTCGGCGACCGAAACTGCCTCTGGAGTCGGCTTCCATCTGCTGACGCCAGAGGGCGGTCGCGTGAAGCAACAGTACATTTCCGAGGCCACGGGCGAAGTCGTGGCGCGGGTAGACATGAAGAAGGGATACGAATTCGAGAAGGGCCAATTCGTCGTCTTCGCACCGGAAGAGCTCAAAGCCCTGGAAGAAGGTGCGACGCACGTTGTAGAAATTGTCTCTTTTGTCCCGGAAAAATCAGTCGACCCACTCTATTACGACAAGGCCTACTTCATCGCTCCCGACAAACGCGGCGGCAAACCATACTGCCTTCTGCAGCAAGCCATGCGAGAAAGTGAACGCTGCGCATTGGCCAAATGGTCGTCCAAGGGCAAGACCCGTATCGTTCAGATACGGCCGGCCGATGAAGGCATGGTTTTCCAGCAGTTGTTGTTCGCAGATGAAGTGCGCGGACTGGCCGACTTGCACATCGAGCAGATAGCCGTGACCGATACCGAGTTGCAACTCGCGCTGCAGATAATTGATCAGGTTTCAGAGGATGCCTATGACCCGTCGGCATACGAAGACGAGGAAAAGAAGCGGATTCTGGAAGCCATAGACCGGAAGATTGCCGGTAAGCAGATCGTGTCGCCAGAAGCGTCTGCCGAGGACTCGGGCGGTCAGGTAATCGACCTGATGGAGGCGCTTCGCGCGAGCCTCAGCGCCAACAAGACGAAGAGAACCGGGCCAGCGAAGACGCCTGCGTCAAAGAAAGCTGCGCCTGTTGATGTCGCGGTGCTTGCGAGCAAACCCCGTCGGCCCGCCAGGCGAGCCGCATCGACGCCCGAAGTCAAAGAAGCGCCGCCGGCAAAGGTTCGAGCCCGAAAGTGA
- a CDS encoding RDD family protein, with protein MRYASYSRRATALTIDSIWWTAIVLLVPLGPSTEDILLAPESYVATILFWLAIGQCLPILLTGVMWAVWGTSPGKRALRLRIVDADTGRAMTVRQAGLRTLGYLLTFATCGAGFLWVLFNDRKQTLHDRIANTTVVEDEIREHVGT; from the coding sequence ATGCGATATGCCTCCTACTCGCGGCGCGCGACAGCGCTGACGATCGATTCAATCTGGTGGACTGCCATCGTGCTGCTCGTCCCGCTCGGACCCTCGACAGAGGACATCCTGCTGGCACCCGAGTCCTACGTTGCGACCATCCTTTTCTGGCTAGCCATCGGCCAATGCCTTCCCATCCTGTTGACGGGCGTCATGTGGGCTGTATGGGGCACGTCACCCGGCAAACGCGCGTTGCGTCTTCGGATCGTGGATGCCGATACCGGACGCGCGATGACCGTGCGACAAGCGGGTCTGCGCACACTCGGATATCTCCTGACCTTCGCGACTTGCGGTGCCGGATTCCTGTGGGTGCTGTTTAACGACCGGAAGCAGACGTTACATGACCGGATAGCCAATACGACTGTGGTCGAGGATGAAATTCGCGAGCACGTCGGGACTTGA